GTTGACATTCAAAGTGCTAAAAGAAACAGTCTTCGAGTTGAACGATACGGTAATTGATTTAGCTTTGGAGCAACGAAATAGCGATGGAGTGGTCGTTCTAGCCATAGGTCAGAAAAGCGCTGGCGTTTGGATATATACTTTTGATGGCGACACGCTCCAGTCCCAACAAGTAATGAGAATCATATGATAAAACAAGTAAATCCATTTCACTcattaacattttgttttacagttAATTGCAACGGAAAGAGTGGCTTCCATTCACTTGACCAGCCATAAAAATACGACATTTTTAGCTGTTGCATCGTACGGTCTCGAGGCTATATCATCCATTTGGAATGCTAGTGATTCGGGAAAATTCGAATATATGACGGAAGTCGTCACATTTGGTATGTGCTATACTTATTCACGCAAATGCTGTTaataatttttggttttttgtcaTTTATCAAGGTGCTACGGATGTTATATTTACGAAATTAAACGATGGTGTCTTCGTAACATTTTCTCAGGTAGGTCAAAGCATAATACGGCATGCtgaagctttaaaaaaaaattcttttgcatCTTTATTTCAAAAGGACCCGTCGAGTATTGAAGCTTACTCGGATAACTGGTCGCAGTTTAAAGTTCCCGCCCAAGTATTGATGTACTTTCCCTCGATTGGAAACTTTGGAGTAGTTCAGCAATTGGACGTTGACAGGATAATTAGTTTAACTAATCTAGTCATCAATGGTATTTCAAGTTAAAAATCAAGggtcaaattctttttcatctaaagCTTTCACTTTTCAGGCGACACGTTCTTGGCAGCGGCAACTTTTACAGGCAAGGTGCGGATCTACCGGTTAATTCAAGGACAAGGTTTCCAGGTGGAGCAAGCGTTCAAATATCCCGGCGTAAGGTCTATTACTGGCTACTCCATTCGAAACGAGACCTTCTTGGCGGCAGCCACTGAAACTCGCATGGCAATTTTTGTGGCTCGTTTACGCGGCTTTCAAAAGCCGTCTGTTAAGTTATGAACAAATTTTCGCACAAGCACTTGCACACAAAGCACTTGTTTATTGTTACTCGACATTTGAGAAACGCGTCATGCCATTTCTCACAGTAATTATGTTTTTCCCTGTTAAAAGTTTtgcatgaaaagaaaatgtgctcaggaaattaaatttatgttcacatgtttattttctttttcttttagaagtTGTTTTTACACGAGCATAATAATGTAGTCAACCTATTTAActtattcttttagatttttttttaggctgCTCACGAAATGTCAATGTTCCTGTTTAAGCATTATGGTGACCCTGCGTTATTATTAGTGGGAATCTCGTTGTCGTGAAGAGGATCGTGAGGAGAGGTTACCCACGCATGGCCGGCACCGAGGAACCGAAAACCCaggcttttgaaaaatgtgccAGTTACAGAATTGCCTGCCACTATATTGACATAAGGAAAGTGTCCGGATTGAGCCATCCGCTTTGTCAGGTATTTTGTCACCAGACTGGCGTATCCTTTTCTCCGGTATGGCTCCAGTGTCATGAGACGGCTCATTCCGTTTGGTGGATGGCACATCATCCAAGTAACAAGTTTGTCATTCTCTTTTAGGAAAATTCCGGCGGAAGGCAAATATATGATCTCGTCGAGGACGTCCTGCAAAGTGGTCAAATGCCTGTAAGGCCAGGTCTCGAAGACGAGTGGAGCGTGACACACTTCCAAACTTTTGACATATACGTCATCAGGTaagctaataataatgaagcAAAAATTTATTAGTTGTCGTAATTatcgtaaaattttaattcaactgCGCACATACTCGATTTCCATCTCCAGCGCTTGAGATACATCTATTCCGTAACGATCTAACAAGGGAAATGGCATCTTTATTCGATTGCGGTCATTAAAGAATTTGAGAAGGTCTGGGTGAGGCTGATGGGCTCGATTATAAGCTAAAACAATATCACATTTCCAGTCGATCGTATCGATTGCCTTGTAGACTCGAAGCAAAGAACTCTCATTCACGCTCCAACCCCCTAAGATCCATACTTTCTTGAATAGAAAATAGCACAAGAGATTataagctttttaaaaaaattcgagatttaaaaaagaaaaactcaattCGAAAAGGGCTGTAAACTACCTGAATTCGGTTGTAACTGTCGAGTCTTTGTTCTTCCTTGATTCCAACGATGGCCGAATAGTCGTCATTCTTCGTACTGGTAGGATTCCGGAGGAAATAAATGCCGTAGGCCGGTTTAGAAGTTAACAAGGCTGAAAGCACAAGTATGTGTGTCTGACAAAAGAATGTGAAGGATACTATGAATTCGAAGGGGTTAATACAagaatggtaaaaaaaaacgtgatggCAGCCATCGTTCAGTTACCTCACAAGAGGACGGCAAACGATTTTCGAGGAACGGTAGAATGCGGAATAGCTCTGAACGATCCGCCAATCGTACGCTAGCGAAAGAATCTTTTCCGATTTGCAGATCGCAAATATTTTCCATGGTAATGTacagtaagaaaaaaaataattaaaacgtCAAGACCTGTAAACTGAGGAGCTCCAACGCGCTGCAATAGCCAAGTACGACAAACATCCACTTGATATAGCAACCGCGACTTATACCGAATATCGTGAATTCCATATCGTTATTTGTGCGTCCTAAAAAACGTATCGGATTACTacgattttgttgttggttaaCATCTAGAATTTTCAAGGTTCGTGTGTTCTTTAGAGATATCGAATGGAGTAAAGTTCTAAAAATTGTCCTGATTTCCAGTCGTTTCTCTTGTGGAAAACTTCACTTGATAAATACGCGCGTGCTGGGTTGTGAACTGGGAAAATGATATGTACACGCAGCCATATGGTTAACCGTTGTACCCGTTGGATATCACCACGTGAATCGCTCGTGTCCTTCCACTTGCTCGACCATCGTCGAGGACTGCTGatgcaattgatttttttatttcaaaagacTTGCAATAATGTTGGCCATGAAAATCCACAgtaattttattgatatttttcactgCAGCGCGCATTATTTGAAAAGGCAAGCAGTTTATGGTACATAATACAAAGGCAGTATAGATTCAAAAACGATTGatcatttaaaataatcaaacgtTTTTCACAATAATCGACACCATGTGAATTTTTatgcgatttaaaaaaaataacacataAGGGTATCTGTTAAATGCAATATAATTGAGATGCAAATCCTTGGGAGGTCctcttttatttaatttccaggcatattttttttaaatttattttcagcttaccggaattttctttttaaatgatcCGTCCGCCGAAAATCGGAAAACTGAGAGATGGGAACGCCTGGTCCGGAATTCCGTCTTCATTGGCGTCAACACTCTGGAATTGAAGATCCTGTTGGGTGAACTGCTTGCggatgggctgctgctgctggcgaaCGATGACGGCTGGTGACGTCCGGATAAAAGTGGGCTGCTGGAAGAACTGACCTATCTTCTGCTGCTGCGGGATCACTACTGGAACCGAAGCCGGCGAGAGAATCGAAACGGCCTGTCCCTGAACTTTGTCTGGCATACcgtcttcgtcgtcatcgACACTTGAGTACTGGAAGTCCAGCGCTTTCTGTTCAGGTGTGGAGATGGAACGGACGATTGGAATAGGAACCAAAGCCCCACTGGGAACGAATCCCACGGAACTACCAGCTTCTTTGCCAGCTACGTACTCTATATAAAATCAACCCTTTTGATTATATTAcctatttgtttttaattatcagGATCTTTACCGAGGACGTGGGATTTGCCTTCCAGATCGATGTAGCCGTAACGTCCTGTGACAAACGTAAAGGTAAGAtttattgaattaaatcaTAAGATTCAAATTGGGGTGCGTGGAGAAATTCGAACTAGCCTTTGGTGAAACCGGTAGTGTCCTTGGTTTCCACACGGAAGGATCCATCTCCACCTTCGTAACCGAACGTATAGGATCCATCGTCATTGAGCTgattaatttgtttcaaaattggcACGATCTTCTTGGGCTCCCTCGCCGGCAAAGTAGCCGGTGCGGCCAAAACGGACGCAATCACGGCCAGCGCTAAACACTGTCGAATCGTTTTTACAATTCAATCCATCCGCACTAGACGTACAAGAAATCCGTAATGTTATCAGAGGAACTTACCCAAAAGctcatcattttgtttttcccggGGAGATTCGTTGGAATTCAATGGAAATTGCAGGAGATATGCAAGAAGACTGACCACCATCGTAGCCGACCGGCTCCGCATTTATACCCGTCCGTCGTTTGGGAAAAGGACAGGTGGAGGACTGTTCAAGGGAGGGAGGTCCGATGAAGGAACAAAGGAGGGTTGATCTCTCATCATCACCTGTTCCTCTCACGCCTTCAGCATCAAAACCCGACCGAGTCACGGTCACGAGAGCCATTAACTGCGTAAAATAACGCAATAAGAGCTAGCGGAGGACCTGTCGAAGTGAATAAGGCCGGGCGGGTTAGACGGGAAAAGACATACCAGACGTCCCGAAacaactttctcttttttttttcttttccgagaACGCGCCGCTGTCCGTATTGTATATcttgggaaagaagaagagatgccCCTCCCAGACGTCAGCTGTTTGTACTTAAAgaaatcttctttttggcttttattttcttttttttctttttgagcaTTTTGATGATCCAGTTGAActggtggaaaaaaagggaaccgaCCCGTCCGGGTTATTACATGGTCGAACgagccagaaagaaaaaggaaaagggagagctcatttgaattttacacATTGGCGTGAAGATGTAGATAAGGAAGGATATTAAGTTTCCTTTTCGAATTCGTTGGAGCTCAAAATGGTGATGGAATTGTTTTTACTAAGCTTGTTTACAGGTTTTATATGTTTGACTGAATGTAAACCATCAGAGTGCTGTGGAGTGAAAGGAGGTATAACAATCTGTGAACGGTTtagattcttctttctttaaaaggTTATTCGGACGAGGACGGCGAGTTTATTTCCCCTATAATATGTTTAGTAGCTATGCCATCATCTTCGTTTTTGTACGGCACACTTTATTGTGTAGGAAAATATCCT
The sequence above is a segment of the Daphnia pulex isolate KAP4 chromosome 11, ASM2113471v1 genome. Coding sequences within it:
- the LOC124208290 gene encoding uncharacterized protein LOC124208290: MENICDLQIGKDSFASVRLADRSELFRILPFLENRLPSSCETHILVLSALLTSKPAYGIYFLRNPTSTKNDDYSAIVGIKEEQRLDSYNRIQKVWILGGWSVNESSLLRVYKAIDTIDWKCDIVLAYNRAHQPHPDLLKFFNDRNRIKMPFPLLDRYGIDVSQALEMEIDLPDDVYVKSLEVCHAPLVFETWPYRHLTTLQDVLDEIIYLPSAGIFLKENDKLVTWMMCHPPNGMSRLMTLEPYRRKGYASLVTKYLTKRMAQSGHFPYVNIVAGNSVTGTFFKSLGFRFLGAGHAWVTSPHDPLHDNEIPTNNNAGSP
- the LOC124208294 gene encoding uncharacterized protein LOC124208294, with the translated sequence MMSFWCLALAVIASVLAAPATLPAREPKKIVPILKQINQLNDDGSYTFGYEGGDGSFRVETKDTTGFTKGRYGYIDLEGKSHVLEYVAGKEAGSSVGFVPSGALVPIPIVRSISTPEQKALDFQYSSVDDDEDGMPDKVQGQAVSILSPASVPVVIPQQQKIGQFFQQPTFIRTSPAVIVRQQQQPIRKQFTQQDLQFQSVDANEDGIPDQAFPSLSFPIFGGRII